One stretch of Tepiditoga spiralis DNA includes these proteins:
- the truA gene encoding tRNA pseudouridine(38-40) synthase TruA has translation MSKKRMVAATVAYDGTEFFGFQGQPKFRTVQGEFELALQKIFKQKVISFGAGRTDTGVHAWGQIMAFKVPNEKMSIKNIKDAMNSVLPKDIYIREVKEVPENFSPRFHAKKRIYHYFIMPKRDPNIFLRNRVWWFPYDLDIHKMREGAKYFIGEHDFTSFKTGNDERNPVRTIEKIRIIKLNNGLILIRVEGISFLRRMVRNMVGTLVKVGTGTWEPEKIKEILEAKDRSQAPASAPGEGLYFYSVLF, from the coding sequence ATGAGTAAAAAAAGAATGGTTGCTGCAACAGTTGCATACGATGGAACAGAATTTTTTGGTTTTCAGGGACAACCAAAGTTTAGAACTGTACAAGGAGAGTTTGAATTAGCTCTTCAAAAAATATTTAAACAAAAAGTAATAAGTTTTGGAGCTGGTAGAACAGATACGGGTGTTCATGCTTGGGGACAAATAATGGCTTTTAAAGTTCCAAATGAAAAGATGAGCATAAAAAATATCAAAGATGCTATGAATTCTGTTTTACCAAAAGATATTTATATAAGAGAGGTAAAAGAAGTACCAGAAAATTTTAGTCCAAGGTTTCATGCAAAAAAAAGAATTTATCATTACTTTATAATGCCAAAAAGAGATCCAAATATTTTTTTAAGAAATAGAGTTTGGTGGTTTCCTTATGATTTAGATATTCATAAAATGCGAGAAGGCGCTAAGTATTTTATAGGTGAACACGATTTTACAAGCTTTAAAACAGGTAATGACGAAAGAAATCCAGTAAGAACTATTGAAAAAATAAGAATTATAAAATTAAACAATGGTTTAATTTTAATAAGAGTAGAAGGCATTTCATTTTTAAGAAGAATGGTTAGAAATATGGTTGGAACTCTTGTAAAGGTGGGAACAGGCACATGGGAACCGGAAAAAATAAAAGAAATTTTAGAAGCAAAAGACAGATCGCAAGCTCCAGCTTCAGCTCCTGGAGAAGGACTTTATTTTTATTCTGTTTTATTTTAA
- a CDS encoding AAA-like domain-containing protein → MKRFNTTGVCVPKKHYMVNIENKLKQIMKLIENGEYFTINKPRQFGKTTTMFLLEKKLENEYTVISISFEGIGSIIMEDEKEFVQSFLEDITDSLNIKIDKKIIKTMKELSKTITKIAKASEKKIVLMIDEVDKSSNNQLFLNFLGMLRTKYLEANKGKDYTFYSIILAGVHDVKSLKTHIRPNEEIKYNSPWNIAVDFDIDLSFNSDEISTMIVDYYNDRGYELNNVKYISEKLYYYTSGYPFLVSKLCQIIDEEMKVEKEWTDEVLQDAVKIILKKQNTNFESLIKNLENNKKLYNFIFDLIINGMEYEYNKFEPIIHFAEIYGIIKDDNGKVKIQNKIYEQIIYNYMISKLSIASRQDFSRYNFRDNFIIGDKLNMELVLKKFQLFMKEQYSEKDVNFVERNGTLIFLAFIKPIINGKGFDFKEVQISEEKRLDVVITYSKYKYIIEMKKWYGEEYHKRGIKQLEQYLDINNQNKGYLVIFDTRKKSNKKQENIKIKNKEIFAVWV, encoded by the coding sequence ATGAAACGATTCAATACAACAGGAGTGTGTGTTCCTAAAAAGCATTACATGGTTAATATTGAAAATAAATTAAAGCAAATAATGAAATTAATAGAAAATGGTGAATACTTTACAATAAATAAACCAAGACAGTTTGGTAAAACTACTACTATGTTTTTACTTGAAAAAAAGTTAGAAAATGAGTATACAGTAATTTCCATAAGTTTTGAAGGTATTGGTTCCATAATAATGGAAGATGAAAAAGAGTTTGTTCAAAGTTTTTTAGAAGATATAACAGATTCATTAAATATAAAAATAGATAAAAAAATAATAAAAACTATGAAAGAACTATCAAAAACAATAACAAAAATAGCTAAAGCAAGTGAAAAAAAGATAGTACTAATGATAGATGAAGTAGATAAAAGCTCTAATAATCAACTATTTTTAAACTTTTTAGGCATGCTCAGAACAAAGTATTTAGAAGCAAACAAAGGAAAAGACTATACATTTTACAGTATAATCTTAGCTGGAGTACACGATGTTAAAAGCTTAAAAACTCATATAAGGCCTAATGAAGAAATAAAGTATAACAGTCCGTGGAATATAGCTGTAGACTTTGACATAGACTTATCTTTTAATTCAGATGAAATTTCTACTATGATAGTTGATTATTATAATGATAGAGGTTATGAACTCAATAATGTTAAATACATTTCTGAAAAATTATACTATTATACATCAGGTTATCCTTTTTTAGTTAGTAAACTTTGTCAAATTATTGATGAAGAAATGAAAGTAGAAAAAGAATGGACTGATGAAGTTCTTCAAGATGCCGTAAAGATTATTCTAAAAAAACAAAACACTAACTTTGAATCATTAATTAAAAATTTAGAGAATAATAAAAAACTTTATAATTTTATTTTTGATTTAATCATAAATGGTATGGAATATGAATACAATAAATTTGAGCCTATAATACATTTTGCTGAAATATATGGCATAATAAAAGATGATAATGGAAAGGTCAAAATTCAAAATAAAATATATGAACAGATCATATATAATTACATGATATCTAAATTGAGTATAGCTTCAAGGCAAGATTTTTCTCGTTACAACTTTAGAGATAACTTCATAATTGGAGACAAATTAAATATGGAACTCGTTTTAAAAAAGTTTCAGCTTTTTATGAAAGAACAATACTCAGAAAAAGATGTAAATTTTGTAGAAAGAAATGGTACTTTAATATTTTTAGCTTTTATAAAACCAATAATAAATGGAAAAGGCTTTGACTTTAAAGAAGTTCAAATTTCTGAAGAAAAGAGACTTGATGTTGTTATTACATATAGTAAGTACAAATATATTATTGAAATGAAAAAGTGGTATGGAGAAGAGTATCATAAACGTGGTATTAAGCAACTTGAACAGTATCTTGATATTAACAATCAAAATAAAGGTTATTTAGTAATTTTTGACACCAGAAAAAAATCTAATAAAAAACAGGAAAATATAAAAATTAAAAATAAAGAAATTTTTGCCGTTTGGGTTTAA
- a CDS encoding AAA family ATPase, giving the protein MVNIENKLNQIMNLIENGEYFTINKPRQFGKTTTMFLLEKKLKNKYTVISISFEGIGDVPFQNEEVFSETFLNLMKKSLSFTNKEVSEKIKDNKMSMSQLSEEITRINKLTNKKIVLMIDEVDKSSNNQLFLNFLGMLRTKYLEANKEKDYTFYSVILAGVHDVKSLKTHIRPNEEIKYNSPWNIAVDFDIDLAFNPDEISTMIVDYYKDRGYELNNVKHISEKLYYYTSGYPFLVSKLCQIIDEEMKVEKEWSDEILQDAVKIILKKQNTNFESLIKNLENNEDIYNLVYKIIIDGKEIKYNIDNPTINLCLMYGILKNKKGTLKVQNKIYEQRIYDYMASKIETSQNVDTERYNFRDNFIIGDKLNMELVLKKFQLFMKEQYSEKDVNFVERNGTLIFLAFIKPIINGKGFDFKEVQISEEKRLDVVITYSKYKYIIEMKKWYGEEYHKRGIKQLEQYLDINNQNKGYLVIFDTRKKSNKKQENIKIKNKEIFAVWV; this is encoded by the coding sequence ATGGTTAATATTGAAAATAAATTAAATCAAATAATGAATTTAATAGAAAATGGTGAATACTTTACAATAAATAAACCAAGACAGTTTGGTAAAACTACTACTATGTTTTTACTTGAAAAAAAGTTGAAAAACAAGTATACAGTAATTTCTATAAGTTTTGAAGGTATAGGAGATGTTCCTTTTCAAAATGAAGAAGTATTTTCTGAAACTTTTTTAAATTTAATGAAAAAAAGTCTATCTTTTACAAACAAAGAAGTATCTGAAAAAATAAAAGATAATAAAATGAGTATGAGTCAATTATCAGAAGAAATAACAAGAATAAATAAATTAACCAATAAAAAGATAGTATTAATGATAGATGAAGTAGATAAAAGCTCTAATAATCAACTGTTTTTAAACTTTTTAGGTATGCTTAGGACTAAGTATTTAGAAGCAAATAAAGAAAAAGATTATACATTTTATAGTGTAATCTTAGCAGGAGTACACGATGTTAAAAGCTTAAAAACTCATATAAGACCTAATGAAGAAATAAAGTATAATAGTCCTTGGAATATAGCTGTAGACTTTGACATAGACTTAGCTTTTAATCCTGATGAAATTTCTACTATGATAGTTGATTATTATAAAGATAGAGGTTATGAACTAAATAATGTTAAGCATATTTCTGAAAAATTATACTATTACACATCAGGTTATCCATTTTTAGTTAGTAAACTTTGTCAAATTATTGATGAAGAAATGAAGGTGGAAAAAGAATGGTCTGATGAAATTTTACAAGATGCTGTAAAGATTATTCTAAAAAAACAAAATACTAACTTTGAATCACTTATTAAAAATTTAGAAAATAACGAGGATATATATAACTTAGTATATAAAATAATAATAGATGGAAAAGAAATTAAATATAACATAGATAATCCAACAATAAATTTATGTTTAATGTATGGAATTTTAAAAAACAAAAAAGGTACTTTAAAGGTTCAAAACAAAATTTATGAGCAAAGAATATACGATTATATGGCATCAAAGATAGAAACATCACAAAATGTAGATACTGAAAGATACAACTTTAGAGATAACTTCATAATTGGAGACAAATTAAATATGGAACTCGTTTTAAAAAAGTTTCAGCTTTTTATGAAAGAACAATACTCAGAAAAAGATGTAAATTTTGTAGAAAGAAATGGCACTTTAATATTTTTAGCTTTTATAAAACCAATAATAAATGGAAAAGGCTTTGACTTTAAAGAAGTTCAAATTTCTGAAGAAAAGAGACTTGATGTTGTTATTACATATAGTAAGTACAAATATATTATTGAAATGAAAAAGTGGTATGGAGAAGAGTATCATAAACGTGGTATTAAGCAACTTGAACAGTATCTTGATATTAACAATCAAAATAAAGGTTATTTAGTAATTTTTGACACCAGAAAAAAATCTAATAAAAAACAGGAAAATATAAAAATTAAAAATAAAGAAATTTTTGCCGTTTGGGTTTAA
- a CDS encoding AAA family ATPase: MKRFNTTGVCVPKKHYMVNIENKLKQIMKLIENGEYFTINKPRQFGKTTTMFLLMKKLRKTNNYLPIKISFEGIGDMPFQNEEVFSKTFLSLIKRNLIFTDEEISEKIEIKKMSMNQLSEEITRINKLTNKKIVLMIDEVDKSSNNQLFLNFLGMLRTKYLNQIEEEDKSFYSIILAGVHDVKSLKTHIRPNEEIKYNSPWNIAVDFDIDLSFNSGEISTMIVDYYNDRGYELNNVKYISEKLYYYTSGYPFLVSKLCQIIDEEMKIKKEWTDEVLQDSVKIILKKQNTNFESLIKNLENNEDIYNLVYKIIIDGKEVKYNMYNPIINLCLMYGILKNENGTLKVQNKIYEQLIYDYMASKIETSQNVDTERYNFRDNFIIGDKLNMELVLKKFQLFMKEQYSEKDVNFVERNGTLIFLAFIKPIINGKGFDFKEVQISEEKRLDVVITYSKYKYIIEMKKWYGEEYHKRGIKQLEQYLDINNQNKGYLVIFDTRKKSNKKQENIKIKNKEIFAVWV, encoded by the coding sequence ATGAAACGATTCAATACAACAGGAGTGTGTGTTCCTAAAAAGCATTACATGGTTAATATTGAAAATAAATTAAAACAAATAATGAAATTAATAGAAAATGGTGAATACTTTACAATAAATAAACCAAGACAGTTTGGTAAAACTACTACTATGTTTTTACTTATGAAAAAATTAAGAAAAACCAATAATTATCTCCCTATAAAAATTAGTTTTGAAGGTATAGGAGATATGCCATTTCAAAATGAAGAAGTATTTTCTAAAACATTTTTGAGTTTAATAAAAAGAAATTTGATTTTTACAGACGAAGAAATCTCTGAAAAAATAGAAATAAAAAAAATGAGTATGAATCAATTATCAGAAGAAATAACAAGAATAAATAAATTAACCAATAAAAAGATAGTATTAATGATAGATGAAGTAGATAAGAGCTCTAACAATCAACTATTTTTAAACTTTTTAGGTATGCTTAGAACAAAATACTTGAATCAAATAGAAGAAGAAGATAAAAGTTTTTACAGTATAATCTTAGCTGGAGTACACGATGTTAAAAGTTTAAAAACTCATATAAGGCCTAATGAAGAAATAAAGTATAACAGTCCGTGGAATATAGCAGTAGACTTTGACATAGATTTATCTTTTAATTCAGGTGAAATTTCTACTATGATAGTTGATTATTATAATGATAGAGGTTATGAACTCAATAATGTTAAATACATTTCTGAAAAATTATACTATTATACATCAGGTTATCCTTTTTTAGTTAGTAAACTTTGTCAAATTATTGATGAAGAAATGAAGATAAAAAAAGAATGGACAGATGAAGTTCTTCAAGATTCCGTAAAGATTATTCTAAAAAAGCAAAACACTAACTTTGAATCATTAATTAAAAATTTAGAGAATAATGAAGATATATATAACTTAGTATATAAAATAATAATAGATGGAAAAGAAGTCAAATATAATATGTATAATCCAATAATAAATCTATGTTTAATGTATGGTATATTAAAAAACGAAAATGGTACTTTAAAGGTTCAAAACAAAATTTATGAACAATTAATATATGATTATATGGCATCAAAAATAGAAACATCACAAAATGTGGATACTGAAAGATACAACTTTAGAGATAACTTCATAATTGGAGACAAATTAAATATGGAACTCGTTTTAAAAAAGTTTCAGCTTTTTATGAAAGAACAATACTCAGAAAAAGATGTAAATTTTGTAGAAAGAAATGGCACTTTAATATTTTTAGCTTTTATAAAACCAATAATAAATGGAAAAGGCTTTGACTTTAAAGAAGTTCAAATTTCTGAAGAAAAGAGACTTGATGTTGTTATTACATATAGTAAGTACAAATATATTATTGAAATGAAAAAGTGGTATGGAGAAGAGTATCATAAACGTGGTATTAAGCAACTTGAACAGTATCTTGATATTAACAATCAAAATAAAGGTTATTTAGTAATTTTTGACACCAGAAAAAAATCTAATAAAAAACAGGAAAATATAAAAATTAAAAATAAAGAAATTTTTGCCGTTTGGGTTTAA
- a CDS encoding AAA-like domain-containing protein, translating to MKRFNTTGVCVPKKHYMVNIENKLKQIMKLIENGEYFTINKPRQFGKTTTMFLLEKKLENEYTVISISFEGIGSIIMEDEKEFVQSFLEDITDSLNIKIDKKIIKTMKELSKTITKIAKASEKKIVLMIDEVDKSSNNQLFLNFLGMLRTKYLEANKGKDYTFYSIILAGVHDVKSLKTHIRPNEEIKYNSPWNIAVDFDIDLSFNSDEISTMIVDYYNDRGYELNNVKYISEKLYYYTSGYPFLVSKLCQIIDEEMKVKKEWTDEVLQDAVKIILKKQNTNFESLIKNLENNEDIYNLVYKIIIDGKEVKYNIDNPTINLCLMYGILKNENGTLKVQNKIYEQRIYDYMASKIETSQNVDTERYNFRDNFIIGDKLNMELVLKKFQLFMKEQYSEKDVNFVERNGTLIFLAFIKPIINGKGFDFKEVQISEEKRLDVVITYGKYKYIIEMKKWYGEEYHKRGIKQLEQYLDINNQNKGYLVIFDTRKKSNKKQENIKIKNKEIFAVWV from the coding sequence ATGAAACGATTCAATACAACAGGAGTGTGTGTTCCTAAAAAGCATTACATGGTTAATATTGAAAATAAATTAAAGCAAATAATGAAATTAATAGAAAATGGTGAATACTTTACAATAAATAAACCAAGACAGTTTGGTAAAACTACTACTATGTTTTTACTTGAAAAAAAGTTAGAAAATGAGTATACAGTAATTTCCATAAGTTTTGAAGGTATTGGTTCCATAATAATGGAAGATGAAAAAGAGTTTGTTCAAAGTTTTTTAGAAGATATAACAGATTCATTAAATATAAAAATAGATAAAAAAATAATAAAAACTATGAAAGAACTATCAAAAACAATAACAAAAATAGCTAAAGCAAGTGAAAAAAAGATAGTATTAATGATAGATGAAGTAGATAAAAGCTCTAATAATCAACTATTTTTAAACTTTTTAGGCATGCTCAGAACAAAGTATTTAGAAGCAAACAAAGGAAAAGACTATACATTTTACAGTATAATCTTAGCTGGAGTACACGATGTTAAAAGCTTAAAAACTCATATAAGGCCTAATGAAGAAATAAAGTACAACAGTCCGTGGAATATAGCTGTAGACTTTGACATAGACTTATCTTTTAATTCAGATGAAATTTCTACTATGATAGTTGATTATTATAATGATAGAGGTTATGAACTCAATAATGTTAAATACATTTCTGAAAAATTATACTATTATACATCAGGTTATCCATTTTTAGTTAGTAAACTTTGTCAAATTATTGATGAAGAAATGAAAGTAAAAAAAGAATGGACAGATGAAGTTCTTCAAGATGCCGTAAAGATTATTCTAAAAAAACAAAACACTAACTTTGAATCATTAATTAAAAATTTAGAAAATAATGAAGATATATATAACTTAGTATATAAAATAATAATAGATGGAAAAGAAGTTAAATATAATATAGATAATCCAACAATAAATCTATGTTTAATGTATGGTATATTAAAAAACGAAAATGGCACTTTAAAGGTTCAAAACAAAATTTATGAACAAAGAATATACGATTATATGGCATCAAAGATAGAAACATCACAAAATGTAGATACTGAAAGATACAACTTTAGAGATAACTTCATAATTGGAGACAAATTAAATATGGAACTCGTTTTAAAAAAGTTTCAGCTTTTTATGAAAGAACAATACTCAGAAAAAGATGTAAATTTTGTAGAAAGAAATGGTACTTTAATATTTTTAGCTTTTATAAAACCAATAATAAATGGAAAAGGCTTTGACTTTAAAGAAGTTCAAATTTCTGAAGAAAAGAGACTTGATGTTGTTATTACATATGGTAAGTACAAATATATTATTGAAATGAAAAAGTGGTATGGTGAAGAATATCATAAACGTGGTATTAAGCAACTTGAACAGTATCTTGATATTAACAATCAAAATAAAGGTTATTTAGTAATTTTTGACACCAGAAAAAAATCTAATAAAAAACAGGAAAATATAAAAATTAAAAATAAAGAAATTTTTGCCGTTTGGGTTTAA
- a CDS encoding AAA family ATPase, with translation MKRFNTTGVCVPKKHYMVNIENKLKQIMKLIENGEYFTINKPRQFGKTTTMFLLEKKLKNKYTVISISFEGIGDMPFQNEEVFSETFLNLMKKSLSFTNKEVSEKIKDKKMSMSQLSEEITRINKLTNKKIVLMIDEVDKSSNNQLFLNFLGMLRTKYLESNKGKDYTFYSIILAGVHDVKSLKTHIRPNEEIKYNSPWNIAVDFDIDLSFNSDEISTMIVDYYNDRGYELNNVKYISEKLYYYTSGYPFLVSKLCQIIDEEMKVKKEWTDEVLQDAVKIILKKQNTNFESLIKNLENNKKLYNFIFDLIINGMEYEYNKFEPIIHFAEIYGIIKDDNGKVKIQNKIYEQIIYNYMISKLSIASRQDFSRYNFRDNFIIGDKLNMELVLKKFQLFMKEQYSEKDVNFVERNGTLIFLAFIKPIINGKGFDFKEVQISEEKRLDVVITYSKYKYIIEMKKWYGEEYHKRGIKQLEQYLDINNQNKGYLVIFDTRKKSNKKQENIKIKNKEIFAVWV, from the coding sequence ATGAAACGATTCAATACAACAGGAGTGTGTGTTCCTAAAAAACATTACATGGTTAATATTGAAAATAAATTAAAGCAAATAATGAAATTAATAGAAAATGGTGAATACTTTACAATAAACAAACCAAGACAGTTTGGTAAAACTACTACTATGTTTTTACTTGAAAAAAAGTTAAAAAACAAGTATACAGTAATTTCTATAAGTTTTGAAGGTATAGGAGATATGCCATTTCAAAATGAAGAAGTATTTTCTGAAACTTTTTTAAATTTAATGAAAAAAAGTCTATCTTTTACAAACAAAGAAGTATCTGAAAAAATAAAAGATAAAAAAATGAGTATGAGTCAATTATCAGAAGAAATAACAAGAATAAATAAATTAACCAATAAAAAGATAGTATTAATGATAGATGAAGTAGATAAGAGCTCTAACAATCAACTATTTTTAAACTTTTTAGGTATGCTTAGGACTAAGTATTTAGAATCAAACAAAGGAAAAGACTATACATTTTACAGTATAATCTTAGCTGGAGTACACGATGTTAAAAGTTTAAAAACTCATATAAGGCCTAATGAAGAAATAAAGTATAACAGTCCGTGGAATATAGCTGTAGACTTTGACATAGACTTATCTTTTAATTCAGATGAAATTTCTACTATGATAGTTGATTATTATAATGATAGAGGTTATGAACTCAATAATGTTAAATACATTTCTGAAAAATTATACTATTATACATCAGGTTATCCTTTTTTAGTTAGTAAACTTTGTCAAATTATTGATGAAGAAATGAAAGTAAAAAAAGAATGGACAGATGAAGTTCTTCAAGATGCCGTAAAGATTATTCTAAAAAAACAAAACACTAACTTTGAATCATTAATTAAAAATTTAGAGAATAATAAAAAACTTTATAATTTTATTTTTGATTTAATCATAAATGGTATGGAATATGAATACAATAAATTTGAGCCTATAATACATTTTGCTGAAATATATGGCATAATAAAAGATGATAATGGAAAGGTCAAAATTCAAAATAAAATATATGAACAGATCATATATAATTACATGATATCTAAATTGAGTATAGCTTCAAGGCAAGATTTTTCTCGTTACAACTTTAGAGATAACTTCATAATTGGAGACAAATTAAATATGGAACTCGTTTTAAAAAAGTTTCAGCTTTTTATGAAAGAACAATACTCAGAAAAAGATGTAAATTTTGTAGAAAGAAATGGTACTTTAATATTTTTAGCTTTTATAAAACCAATAATAAATGGAAAAGGCTTTGACTTTAAAGAAGTTCAAATTTCTGAAGAAAAGAGACTTGATGTTGTTATTACATATAGTAAGTACAAATATATTATTGAAATGAAAAAGTGGTATGGAGAAGAGTATCATAAACGTGGTATTAAGCAACTTGAACAGTATCTTGATATTAACAATCAAAATAAAGGTTATTTAGTAATTTTTGACACCAGAAAAAAATCTAATAAAAAACAGGAAAATATAAAAATTAAAAATAAAGAAATTTTTGCCGTTTGGGTTTAA